A genomic stretch from Aedes albopictus strain Foshan chromosome 2, AalbF5, whole genome shotgun sequence includes:
- the LOC109402606 gene encoding uncharacterized protein LOC109402606 isoform X2, with amino-acid sequence MNRTTFCRTCGRGGLVYSVPLVHQSEVTGQTVLHMLEYGVGLKLIDDGVFPPQICRLCYGQIVATYELKQTSIESQTCFLQWFPSETLVGVAENLPPDETEMRKEKIVQAEESAPPVDVPPRPEVESPMVDCSIPKDVVFTDNEVQEALISGIAAEIARRAKKAQRAYECKYCDFDTFDKLEYIAHYSVHPEAICCECGFVTNRKFSLRRHLANFRCNESDRFLSPRVRFKRTRTDRVGLESNNTFVDEALEQVRECLQPEEHTQELSNLERPNIEPEKLSLVASELVIESVKIEPEDASITQSIPKLNQQLPTLEHDEDSMEPHMYDSTELDGKIYICQYCPFATLLRNDYLLHFEDHPRVLRCVCGFLTDRAYTLRRHVEKTGCDHSKYSHSGKIYKCQYCSYISTSKSHYVRHWRTHPKNLRCLCGFTTDRKFSLRRHLKTAKCEEIYGKKVDWDDFNKRRTPAYVKNNKPFQLVWLGEGNPELAEEEPSDNNTTNGYKCSYCAHISKDRREYLSHSRTHPKNFQCLCGFETDRRFTFQRHLLKWGCEKAYGKRMDLGPRVSRKARKKAVHTKAQLDSALEAVSSESGATPFEGDIKLEEECLLPEGNTTEPAVHYAADTEGEDLPLSDSDIIIEAVKIEPEDASIFEDISKLSEEYSTPEIHTELISEDNTQKTQKIFTCTYCPFTTVVQTDYMLHYRGHPRVLRCVCGFMTDKQFTLQRHVAISGCNRTVNDELGRPRSSRHWKLFKCRYCSYSSTSRADYVMHWKCHPKVLRCLCGFTTDRKFSLVRHLGVVKCETTYGKKVDWEAYQRGARGWLRNRTPFDISWINVENHEIAIAPEQPQAAPQNKIFKCTLCSYTTTNRQKHRSHYRTHPMNYHCFCGFSTDRKFSLQRHLRKKRCEEIYGKRFDFEQIPSRKRRAKDFINLDSTESTSSKQIEESAIASNSADIPTGSTAAVVGEETVNLEESISQEVSTKLEHHEEGQEDSMNVDLND; translated from the exons ATGAATAGAACCACCTTTTGCCGCACCTGTGGCCGGGGTGGTTTGGTCTACAGCGTTCCATTGGTCCATCAATCGGAAGTAACAGGCCAAACTGTGCTGCACATGCTAGAGTATGGAGTGGGACTGAAG CTTATCGACGATGGGGTATTCCCGCCGCAAATTTGTCGGCTCTGTTACGGACAGATCGTGGCGACCTACGAGCTGAAGCAGACGAGCATAGAATCTCAGACATGCTTTCTGCAGTGGTTTCCATCGGAAACGTTGGTCGGTGTTGCCGAAAACTTGCCTCCGGATGAAACAGAAATGAGAAAAGAGAAGATTGTCCAGGCCGAAGAATCTGCTCCGCCGGTTGATGTCCCACCGAGACCGGAAGTTGAAAGTCCCATGGTCGACTGTTCAATCCCAAAGGATGTCGTATTTACGGATAATGAAGTTCAGGAAGCCCTTATATCTGGAATTGCAGCTGAAATCGCACGACGGGCGAAAAAGGCACAAAGAGCTTATGAGTGCAAATACTGCGATTTTGACACGTTCGATAAATTGGAATACATTGCCCATTACAGCGTACACCCGGAAGCTATATGCTGCGAGTGCGGGTTTGTCACCAACAGGAAGTTTTCGCTTCGGCGGCACCTGGCGAATTTTCGATGCAATGAGTCTGATCGTTTTTTGAGTCCCCGGGTTCGTTTCAAACGAACACGTACCGATCGTG TGGGTTTAGAATCAAACAACACATTTGTCGATGAAGCCCTTGAGCAAGTGCGAGAATGTTTACAACCTGAAGAGCATACCCAAGAACTTTCTAATCTAGAGAGGCCCAACATAGAACCAGAAAAATTGTCTTTGGTTGCATCCGAACTGGTTATTGAGTCTGTTAAAATAGAACCTGAGGACGCTTCGATTACCCAGAGCATTCCTAAGCTCAACCAGCAATTACCAACGCTTGAACATGACGAAGATAGTATGGAGCCCCATATGTACGACAGTACAGAGCTAGACGGAAAGATCTATATATGTCAATACTGTCCTTTTGCTACGCTTCTCCGAAATGATTACTTGCTCCACTTCGAGGACCATCCGCGAGTTCTACGATGTGTTTGCGGGTTCTTGACCGACAGAGCGTATACTCTGCGGCGGCATGTAGAAAAAACAGGTTGTGACCATTCTAAATACTCCCACAGTGGTAAGATTTATAAGTGTCAGTACTGTTCATACATATCGACCAGTAAGAGCCACTATGTGCGGCACTGGAGAACCCATCCGAAGAACCTCCGTTGCCTTTGTGGGTTCACAACTGACCGTAAATTTTCCCTGAGGCGGCATTTGAAAACTGCAAAATGTGAGGAGATCTACGGTAAAAAGGTGGACTGGGATGATTTTAATAAGCGTCGAACACCCGCGTATGTCAAAAATAATA AACCGTTTCAATTAGTGTGGCTTGGCGAGGGTAACCCTGAGCTTGCAGAAGAAGAACCCAGCGATAACAACACAACAAATGGGTACAAATGTTCCTACTGCGCGCACATCTCGAAGGACCGTCGGGAGTACTTGTCCCATAGTAGAACGCATCCGAAAAACTTCCAGTGCCTTTGTGGATTTGAGACAGACAGAAGGTTCACCTTCCAGCGGCATCTGCTCAAATGGGGCTGTGAGAAGGCTTATGGAAAGAGGATGGATTTAGGACCGAGAGTTTCtcggaaagccaggaagaaag CAGTACACACCAAAGCACAATTGGACTCGGCACTTGAAGCAGTGAGTTCAGAATCAGGAGCAACGCCTTTCGAAGGAGATATAAAGCTTGAGGAAGAATGTTTGTTACCAGAAGGTAATACAACGGAGCCTGCAGTTCATTATGCTGCTGACACTGAAGGGGAAGATTTACCGTTAAGTGATTCAGACATTATTATTGAAGCTGTTAAAATTGAACCTGAGGACGCTTCGATTTTCGAAGATATTTCAAAGCTCAGCGAGGAATATTCAACTCCAGAGATTCATACGGAACTCATAAGTGAAGACAATACTCAGAAGACACAAAAGATCTTCACATGCACGTACTGTCCCTTCACTACGGTAGTTCAAACGGATTACATGTTGCACTACAGAGGCCATCCGAGAGTTCTACGCTGTGTTTGTGGGTTCATGACCGACAAACAGTTCACTTTACAGCGACACGTAGCCATTTCGGGCTGTAACAGGACTGTAAACGATGAGCTTGGCCGTCCAAGATCCTCTCGACATTGGAAACTCTTTAAGTGCCGGTACTGTTCGTACAGTTCGACCAGTCGGGCAGACTACGTGATGCATTGGAAATGCCATCCTAAGGTTCTTCGTTGCCTTTGTGGGTTCACAACCGACCGTAAATTTTCCTTGGTACGGCATCTGGGAGTAGTAAAATGCGAAACGACCTACGGTAAAAAGGTGGACTGGGAGGCTTACCAGCGAGGAGCACGCGGATGGCTCAGAAATCGAA CGCCGTTTGATATTTCTTGGATCAACGTGGAAAACCATGAGATTGCCATTGCCCCAGAGCAACCTCAAGCAGCACCGCAAAATAAAATCTTCAAGTGTACTCTCTGTTCATACACAACAACCAATCGTCAAAAGCATCGGTCCCATTACAGAACACATCCCATGAATTATCATTGTTTTTGCGGCTTTTCGACCGACAGAAAATTCAGCCTCCAGAGGCATCTGCGCAAGAAGCGTTGCGAGgagatttatggaaaaagatttgatttTGAGCAGATACCGTCTAGGAAACGCAGGGCGAAAG ATTTTATCAACCTAGACAGCACCGAATCTACGAGTTCGAAACAGATCGAAGAGTCGGCTATCGCATCGAATTCTGCAGACATACCAACAGGATCGACTGCAGCAGTAGTCGGTGAGGAAACTGTTAATCTTGAGGAATCAATCAGCCAAGAAGTCTCGACAAAACTAGAACATCATGAAGAAGGTCAAGAAGATTCCATGAATGTTGATCTAAACGACTAA
- the LOC109402606 gene encoding uncharacterized protein LOC109402606 isoform X1 translates to MNRTTFCRTCGRGGLVYSVPLVHQSEVTGQTVLHMLEYGVGLKLIDDGVFPPQICRLCYGQIVATYELKQTSIESQTCFLQWFPSETLVGVAENLPPDETEMRKEKIVQAEESAPPVDVPPRPEVESPMVDCSIPKDVVFTDNEVQEALISGIAAEIARRAKKAQRAYECKYCDFDTFDKLEYIAHYSVHPEAICCECGFVTNRKFSLRRHLANFRCNESDRFLSPRVRFKRTRTDRAVGLESNNTFVDEALEQVRECLQPEEHTQELSNLERPNIEPEKLSLVASELVIESVKIEPEDASITQSIPKLNQQLPTLEHDEDSMEPHMYDSTELDGKIYICQYCPFATLLRNDYLLHFEDHPRVLRCVCGFLTDRAYTLRRHVEKTGCDHSKYSHSGKIYKCQYCSYISTSKSHYVRHWRTHPKNLRCLCGFTTDRKFSLRRHLKTAKCEEIYGKKVDWDDFNKRRTPAYVKNNKPFQLVWLGEGNPELAEEEPSDNNTTNGYKCSYCAHISKDRREYLSHSRTHPKNFQCLCGFETDRRFTFQRHLLKWGCEKAYGKRMDLGPRVSRKARKKAVHTKAQLDSALEAVSSESGATPFEGDIKLEEECLLPEGNTTEPAVHYAADTEGEDLPLSDSDIIIEAVKIEPEDASIFEDISKLSEEYSTPEIHTELISEDNTQKTQKIFTCTYCPFTTVVQTDYMLHYRGHPRVLRCVCGFMTDKQFTLQRHVAISGCNRTVNDELGRPRSSRHWKLFKCRYCSYSSTSRADYVMHWKCHPKVLRCLCGFTTDRKFSLVRHLGVVKCETTYGKKVDWEAYQRGARGWLRNRTPFDISWINVENHEIAIAPEQPQAAPQNKIFKCTLCSYTTTNRQKHRSHYRTHPMNYHCFCGFSTDRKFSLQRHLRKKRCEEIYGKRFDFEQIPSRKRRAKDFINLDSTESTSSKQIEESAIASNSADIPTGSTAAVVGEETVNLEESISQEVSTKLEHHEEGQEDSMNVDLND, encoded by the exons ATGAATAGAACCACCTTTTGCCGCACCTGTGGCCGGGGTGGTTTGGTCTACAGCGTTCCATTGGTCCATCAATCGGAAGTAACAGGCCAAACTGTGCTGCACATGCTAGAGTATGGAGTGGGACTGAAG CTTATCGACGATGGGGTATTCCCGCCGCAAATTTGTCGGCTCTGTTACGGACAGATCGTGGCGACCTACGAGCTGAAGCAGACGAGCATAGAATCTCAGACATGCTTTCTGCAGTGGTTTCCATCGGAAACGTTGGTCGGTGTTGCCGAAAACTTGCCTCCGGATGAAACAGAAATGAGAAAAGAGAAGATTGTCCAGGCCGAAGAATCTGCTCCGCCGGTTGATGTCCCACCGAGACCGGAAGTTGAAAGTCCCATGGTCGACTGTTCAATCCCAAAGGATGTCGTATTTACGGATAATGAAGTTCAGGAAGCCCTTATATCTGGAATTGCAGCTGAAATCGCACGACGGGCGAAAAAGGCACAAAGAGCTTATGAGTGCAAATACTGCGATTTTGACACGTTCGATAAATTGGAATACATTGCCCATTACAGCGTACACCCGGAAGCTATATGCTGCGAGTGCGGGTTTGTCACCAACAGGAAGTTTTCGCTTCGGCGGCACCTGGCGAATTTTCGATGCAATGAGTCTGATCGTTTTTTGAGTCCCCGGGTTCGTTTCAAACGAACACGTACCGATCGTG CAGTGGGTTTAGAATCAAACAACACATTTGTCGATGAAGCCCTTGAGCAAGTGCGAGAATGTTTACAACCTGAAGAGCATACCCAAGAACTTTCTAATCTAGAGAGGCCCAACATAGAACCAGAAAAATTGTCTTTGGTTGCATCCGAACTGGTTATTGAGTCTGTTAAAATAGAACCTGAGGACGCTTCGATTACCCAGAGCATTCCTAAGCTCAACCAGCAATTACCAACGCTTGAACATGACGAAGATAGTATGGAGCCCCATATGTACGACAGTACAGAGCTAGACGGAAAGATCTATATATGTCAATACTGTCCTTTTGCTACGCTTCTCCGAAATGATTACTTGCTCCACTTCGAGGACCATCCGCGAGTTCTACGATGTGTTTGCGGGTTCTTGACCGACAGAGCGTATACTCTGCGGCGGCATGTAGAAAAAACAGGTTGTGACCATTCTAAATACTCCCACAGTGGTAAGATTTATAAGTGTCAGTACTGTTCATACATATCGACCAGTAAGAGCCACTATGTGCGGCACTGGAGAACCCATCCGAAGAACCTCCGTTGCCTTTGTGGGTTCACAACTGACCGTAAATTTTCCCTGAGGCGGCATTTGAAAACTGCAAAATGTGAGGAGATCTACGGTAAAAAGGTGGACTGGGATGATTTTAATAAGCGTCGAACACCCGCGTATGTCAAAAATAATA AACCGTTTCAATTAGTGTGGCTTGGCGAGGGTAACCCTGAGCTTGCAGAAGAAGAACCCAGCGATAACAACACAACAAATGGGTACAAATGTTCCTACTGCGCGCACATCTCGAAGGACCGTCGGGAGTACTTGTCCCATAGTAGAACGCATCCGAAAAACTTCCAGTGCCTTTGTGGATTTGAGACAGACAGAAGGTTCACCTTCCAGCGGCATCTGCTCAAATGGGGCTGTGAGAAGGCTTATGGAAAGAGGATGGATTTAGGACCGAGAGTTTCtcggaaagccaggaagaaag CAGTACACACCAAAGCACAATTGGACTCGGCACTTGAAGCAGTGAGTTCAGAATCAGGAGCAACGCCTTTCGAAGGAGATATAAAGCTTGAGGAAGAATGTTTGTTACCAGAAGGTAATACAACGGAGCCTGCAGTTCATTATGCTGCTGACACTGAAGGGGAAGATTTACCGTTAAGTGATTCAGACATTATTATTGAAGCTGTTAAAATTGAACCTGAGGACGCTTCGATTTTCGAAGATATTTCAAAGCTCAGCGAGGAATATTCAACTCCAGAGATTCATACGGAACTCATAAGTGAAGACAATACTCAGAAGACACAAAAGATCTTCACATGCACGTACTGTCCCTTCACTACGGTAGTTCAAACGGATTACATGTTGCACTACAGAGGCCATCCGAGAGTTCTACGCTGTGTTTGTGGGTTCATGACCGACAAACAGTTCACTTTACAGCGACACGTAGCCATTTCGGGCTGTAACAGGACTGTAAACGATGAGCTTGGCCGTCCAAGATCCTCTCGACATTGGAAACTCTTTAAGTGCCGGTACTGTTCGTACAGTTCGACCAGTCGGGCAGACTACGTGATGCATTGGAAATGCCATCCTAAGGTTCTTCGTTGCCTTTGTGGGTTCACAACCGACCGTAAATTTTCCTTGGTACGGCATCTGGGAGTAGTAAAATGCGAAACGACCTACGGTAAAAAGGTGGACTGGGAGGCTTACCAGCGAGGAGCACGCGGATGGCTCAGAAATCGAA CGCCGTTTGATATTTCTTGGATCAACGTGGAAAACCATGAGATTGCCATTGCCCCAGAGCAACCTCAAGCAGCACCGCAAAATAAAATCTTCAAGTGTACTCTCTGTTCATACACAACAACCAATCGTCAAAAGCATCGGTCCCATTACAGAACACATCCCATGAATTATCATTGTTTTTGCGGCTTTTCGACCGACAGAAAATTCAGCCTCCAGAGGCATCTGCGCAAGAAGCGTTGCGAGgagatttatggaaaaagatttgatttTGAGCAGATACCGTCTAGGAAACGCAGGGCGAAAG ATTTTATCAACCTAGACAGCACCGAATCTACGAGTTCGAAACAGATCGAAGAGTCGGCTATCGCATCGAATTCTGCAGACATACCAACAGGATCGACTGCAGCAGTAGTCGGTGAGGAAACTGTTAATCTTGAGGAATCAATCAGCCAAGAAGTCTCGACAAAACTAGAACATCATGAAGAAGGTCAAGAAGATTCCATGAATGTTGATCTAAACGACTAA
- the LOC109402606 gene encoding uncharacterized protein LOC109402606 isoform X3, whose product MNRTTFCRTCGRGGLVYSVPLVHQSEVTGQTVLHMLEYGVGLKLIDDGVFPPQICRLCYGQIVATYELKQTSIESQTCFLQWFPSETLVGVAENLPPDETEMRKEKIVQAEESAPPVDVPPRPEVESPMVDCSIPKDVVFTDNEVQEALISGIAAEIARRAKKAQRAYECKYCDFDTFDKLEYIAHYSVHPEAICCECGFVTNRKFSLRRHLANFRCNESDRFLSPRVRFKRTRTDRAVGLESNNTFVDEALEQVRECLQPEEHTQELSNLERPNIEPEKLSLVASELVIESVKIEPEDASITQSIPKLNQQLPTLEHDEDSMEPHMYDSTELDGKIYICQYCPFATLLRNDYLLHFEDHPRVLRCVCGFLTDRAYTLRRHVEKTGCDHSKYSHSGKIYKCQYCSYISTSKSHYVRHWRTHPKNLRCLCGFTTDRKFSLRRHLKTAKCEEIYGKKVDWDDFNKRRTPAYVKNNKPFQLVWLGEGNPELAEEEPSDNNTTNGYKCSYCAHISKDRREYLSHSRTHPKNFQCLCGFETDRRFTFQRHLLKWGCEKAYGKRMDLGPRVSRKARKKVHTKAQLDSALEAVSSESGATPFEGDIKLEEECLLPEGNTTEPAVHYAADTEGEDLPLSDSDIIIEAVKIEPEDASIFEDISKLSEEYSTPEIHTELISEDNTQKTQKIFTCTYCPFTTVVQTDYMLHYRGHPRVLRCVCGFMTDKQFTLQRHVAISGCNRTVNDELGRPRSSRHWKLFKCRYCSYSSTSRADYVMHWKCHPKVLRCLCGFTTDRKFSLVRHLGVVKCETTYGKKVDWEAYQRGARGWLRNRTPFDISWINVENHEIAIAPEQPQAAPQNKIFKCTLCSYTTTNRQKHRSHYRTHPMNYHCFCGFSTDRKFSLQRHLRKKRCEEIYGKRFDFEQIPSRKRRAKDFINLDSTESTSSKQIEESAIASNSADIPTGSTAAVVGEETVNLEESISQEVSTKLEHHEEGQEDSMNVDLND is encoded by the exons ATGAATAGAACCACCTTTTGCCGCACCTGTGGCCGGGGTGGTTTGGTCTACAGCGTTCCATTGGTCCATCAATCGGAAGTAACAGGCCAAACTGTGCTGCACATGCTAGAGTATGGAGTGGGACTGAAG CTTATCGACGATGGGGTATTCCCGCCGCAAATTTGTCGGCTCTGTTACGGACAGATCGTGGCGACCTACGAGCTGAAGCAGACGAGCATAGAATCTCAGACATGCTTTCTGCAGTGGTTTCCATCGGAAACGTTGGTCGGTGTTGCCGAAAACTTGCCTCCGGATGAAACAGAAATGAGAAAAGAGAAGATTGTCCAGGCCGAAGAATCTGCTCCGCCGGTTGATGTCCCACCGAGACCGGAAGTTGAAAGTCCCATGGTCGACTGTTCAATCCCAAAGGATGTCGTATTTACGGATAATGAAGTTCAGGAAGCCCTTATATCTGGAATTGCAGCTGAAATCGCACGACGGGCGAAAAAGGCACAAAGAGCTTATGAGTGCAAATACTGCGATTTTGACACGTTCGATAAATTGGAATACATTGCCCATTACAGCGTACACCCGGAAGCTATATGCTGCGAGTGCGGGTTTGTCACCAACAGGAAGTTTTCGCTTCGGCGGCACCTGGCGAATTTTCGATGCAATGAGTCTGATCGTTTTTTGAGTCCCCGGGTTCGTTTCAAACGAACACGTACCGATCGTG CAGTGGGTTTAGAATCAAACAACACATTTGTCGATGAAGCCCTTGAGCAAGTGCGAGAATGTTTACAACCTGAAGAGCATACCCAAGAACTTTCTAATCTAGAGAGGCCCAACATAGAACCAGAAAAATTGTCTTTGGTTGCATCCGAACTGGTTATTGAGTCTGTTAAAATAGAACCTGAGGACGCTTCGATTACCCAGAGCATTCCTAAGCTCAACCAGCAATTACCAACGCTTGAACATGACGAAGATAGTATGGAGCCCCATATGTACGACAGTACAGAGCTAGACGGAAAGATCTATATATGTCAATACTGTCCTTTTGCTACGCTTCTCCGAAATGATTACTTGCTCCACTTCGAGGACCATCCGCGAGTTCTACGATGTGTTTGCGGGTTCTTGACCGACAGAGCGTATACTCTGCGGCGGCATGTAGAAAAAACAGGTTGTGACCATTCTAAATACTCCCACAGTGGTAAGATTTATAAGTGTCAGTACTGTTCATACATATCGACCAGTAAGAGCCACTATGTGCGGCACTGGAGAACCCATCCGAAGAACCTCCGTTGCCTTTGTGGGTTCACAACTGACCGTAAATTTTCCCTGAGGCGGCATTTGAAAACTGCAAAATGTGAGGAGATCTACGGTAAAAAGGTGGACTGGGATGATTTTAATAAGCGTCGAACACCCGCGTATGTCAAAAATAATA AACCGTTTCAATTAGTGTGGCTTGGCGAGGGTAACCCTGAGCTTGCAGAAGAAGAACCCAGCGATAACAACACAACAAATGGGTACAAATGTTCCTACTGCGCGCACATCTCGAAGGACCGTCGGGAGTACTTGTCCCATAGTAGAACGCATCCGAAAAACTTCCAGTGCCTTTGTGGATTTGAGACAGACAGAAGGTTCACCTTCCAGCGGCATCTGCTCAAATGGGGCTGTGAGAAGGCTTATGGAAAGAGGATGGATTTAGGACCGAGAGTTTCtcggaaagccaggaagaaag TACACACCAAAGCACAATTGGACTCGGCACTTGAAGCAGTGAGTTCAGAATCAGGAGCAACGCCTTTCGAAGGAGATATAAAGCTTGAGGAAGAATGTTTGTTACCAGAAGGTAATACAACGGAGCCTGCAGTTCATTATGCTGCTGACACTGAAGGGGAAGATTTACCGTTAAGTGATTCAGACATTATTATTGAAGCTGTTAAAATTGAACCTGAGGACGCTTCGATTTTCGAAGATATTTCAAAGCTCAGCGAGGAATATTCAACTCCAGAGATTCATACGGAACTCATAAGTGAAGACAATACTCAGAAGACACAAAAGATCTTCACATGCACGTACTGTCCCTTCACTACGGTAGTTCAAACGGATTACATGTTGCACTACAGAGGCCATCCGAGAGTTCTACGCTGTGTTTGTGGGTTCATGACCGACAAACAGTTCACTTTACAGCGACACGTAGCCATTTCGGGCTGTAACAGGACTGTAAACGATGAGCTTGGCCGTCCAAGATCCTCTCGACATTGGAAACTCTTTAAGTGCCGGTACTGTTCGTACAGTTCGACCAGTCGGGCAGACTACGTGATGCATTGGAAATGCCATCCTAAGGTTCTTCGTTGCCTTTGTGGGTTCACAACCGACCGTAAATTTTCCTTGGTACGGCATCTGGGAGTAGTAAAATGCGAAACGACCTACGGTAAAAAGGTGGACTGGGAGGCTTACCAGCGAGGAGCACGCGGATGGCTCAGAAATCGAA CGCCGTTTGATATTTCTTGGATCAACGTGGAAAACCATGAGATTGCCATTGCCCCAGAGCAACCTCAAGCAGCACCGCAAAATAAAATCTTCAAGTGTACTCTCTGTTCATACACAACAACCAATCGTCAAAAGCATCGGTCCCATTACAGAACACATCCCATGAATTATCATTGTTTTTGCGGCTTTTCGACCGACAGAAAATTCAGCCTCCAGAGGCATCTGCGCAAGAAGCGTTGCGAGgagatttatggaaaaagatttgatttTGAGCAGATACCGTCTAGGAAACGCAGGGCGAAAG ATTTTATCAACCTAGACAGCACCGAATCTACGAGTTCGAAACAGATCGAAGAGTCGGCTATCGCATCGAATTCTGCAGACATACCAACAGGATCGACTGCAGCAGTAGTCGGTGAGGAAACTGTTAATCTTGAGGAATCAATCAGCCAAGAAGTCTCGACAAAACTAGAACATCATGAAGAAGGTCAAGAAGATTCCATGAATGTTGATCTAAACGACTAA
- the LOC109402598 gene encoding serine--tRNA ligase, cytoplasmic, with product MVLDLDLFRSDKGHDPAKVRANQELRFKDVGLVDTVIEQDGEWRKCRFNADNFNKLKNLCSKEIGEKMKKKEPQGAEDEPVPEDVANDLLGLKGEDLKKLTVNQIKKVRGLIDSAVVENEKKLNEAEAKRNSALREVGNHLHESVPVSNDEDENKVERTFGDCEKKLKYSHVDLIVMIDGMNGEKGAVVSGGRGYFLTGPAVFLEQALIQHSLHILYGKGYTPLYTPFFMRKEVMQEVAQLSQFDEELYKVVGKGSEKSEEGVTDEKYLIATSEQPIAAYHRDEWIPEASLPIKYAGLSTCFRQEVGSHGRDTRGIFRVHQFEKVEQFVLTSPHDNKSWEMMDEMIGNAEHFCQTLGIPYRVVNIVSGALNHAASKKLDLEAWFAGSGAFRELVSCSNCLDYQARRLLVRYGQTKKMNAAVEFVHMLNATMCATTRVICAILETHQTETGVKVPEPLKKYMPEQYRDEIPFVKPAPIDLEVAAAAAKKDKKGGKKEGAAA from the exons ATGGTTCTGGATTTGGATTTGTTCCGCAGCGACAAGGGCCACGATCCGGCCAAAGTCCGAGCGAACCAGGAGCTGCGCTTCAAGGATGTGGGCCTGGTGGACACGGTCATCGAACAGGATGGCGAGTGGCGCAAGTGTCGCTTCAATGCGGACAATTTCAACAAGCTGAAAAACCTGTGCAGCAAGGAGATTGGCGAGAAAATGAAGAAGAAAGAACCGCAGGGGGCGGAGGACGAGCCGGTGCCTGAGGACGTTGCGAACGATTTGCTCGGGTTGAAGGGCGAAGATCTGAAGAAGCTGACGGTGAATCAGATCAAGAAGGTACGCGGATTGATCGACTCGGCGGTGGTTGAGAACGAAAAGAAGCTGAATGAGGCCGAAGCGAAGCGGAATTCGGCGCTGCGTGAGGTTGGAAATCATCTTCATGAAAGTGTGCCGGTCAGCAATGATGAGGACGAAAACAAGGTAGAACGTACGTTCGGAGATTGTGAGAAGAAGCTGAAGTACTCGCACGTCGATTTGATTGTGATGATTGACGGAATGAATGGCGAGAAGGGTGCCGTGGTGTCCGGTGGCCGAGGATATTTCCTAACCGGTCCGGCTGTGTTCTTGGAGCAGGCTCTGATTCAGCACTCTTTGCATATCCTGTACGGCAAAGGGTACACTCCCCTTTACACGCCGTTCTTCATGCGGAAGGAAGTCATGCAGGAGGTGGCCCAGTTGTCACAGTTCGACGAAGAACTCTACAAAGTGGTTGGAAAGGGAAGCGAAAAGTCGGAGGAAG GTGTAACCGATGAAAAATACCTGATCGCAACTTCGGAACAACCAATTGCCGCCTACCATCGAGACGAGTGGATTCCGGAGGCGTCCCTACCGATCAAGTATGCCGGATTGTCCACCTGCTTCCGCCAGGAGGTAGGATCGCACGGACGCGACACCCGCGGCATCTTCCGAGTGCACCAGTTCGAAAAGGTGGAACAATTTGTACTGACTTCACCGCACGATAACAAATCGTGGGAAATGATGGACGAAATGATCGGCAATGCGGAACACTTCTGCCAAACGTTGGGCATTCCGTACCGGGTGGTCAACATTGTGTCCGGTGCGCTGAATCACGCTGCTTCGAAAAAGCTCGACTTGGAGGCTTGGTTTGCCGGTTCCGGTGCCTTCCGGGAGCTGGTGTCGTGCAGTAACTGTTTGGATTATCAGGCTAGGCGACTGCTGGTGCGTTACGGGCAAACCAAGAAGATGAACGCTGCCGTGGAATTCGTGCACATGTTAAATGCTACCATGTGCGCCACGACACGAGTCATTTGCGCCATCCTGGAGACGCACCAAACGGAAACCGGTGTCAAG GTTCCGGAACCACTGAAGAAGTACATGCCTGAGCAGTACCGTGACGAAATCCCATTTGTGAAACCGGCCCCAATCGATCTGGAAGTTGCCGCCGCCGCTGCCAAGAAAGATAAAAAGGGAGGCAAAAAGGAAGGTGCTGCTGCATAA